Proteins encoded in a region of the Triticum dicoccoides isolate Atlit2015 ecotype Zavitan chromosome 3A, WEW_v2.0, whole genome shotgun sequence genome:
- the LOC119267321 gene encoding valine--tRNA ligase, mitochondrial 1-like isoform X3: protein MEKPAARAPGKAASEEKLDDKELELERERKLKKEQKAREKEEKKLKAKQKETARLQAQATSDGPKKSEKKQKKKAAGDENPEDFIDPETPSGEKKSLAPQMAKQYSPSAVEKSWYSWWESAGYFGADPASTKPPFVIVLPPPNVTGALHIGHALTVAIEDAMIRWRRMSGYNALWVPGVDHAGIATQVVVEKKLMRERKLTRHDIGRDKFISEVLKWKDQYGGTILGQLRRLGASLDWSRECFTMDEQRSKAVTEAFVRLHKDGLIYRDYRLVNWDCTLLTAISDIEVDHLELKEETMLKVPGYSSPVQFGVLISFAYPLEEGLGEIIVATTRIETMLGDTAIAVHPEDKRYKHLHGKHAIHPFNGRKLKIICDAVLVDPTFGTGAVKITPAHDPNDFEVGKRHNLEFINIFTDDGKINSNGGAQFEGMPRFAARVAVIDALKEKGLYKDTKKNEMNLGICSRSNDVVEPMIKPQWFVNCHTMAKAGLDAVRSKKIEIIPQQYEQDWYRWLENIRDWCVSRQLWWGHRVPAWYVTLEDEQLNDLGSNNDRWIVARNECDAMLEAQKKYPGKKFQLNQDPDVLDTWFSSGLFPLTVLGWPDDTADLRAFYPTSVLETGLDILFFWVARMVMMGMQLGGDVPFQKVYLHPMIRDAHGRKMSKSLGNVVDPLEVINGTTLEDLLKRLEEGNLDQNELSVAREGKKKDFPDGIAECGTDALRFALISYTSQSDKINLDIKRVVGYRQWCNKLWNAIRFAMGKLGDHYTPPATIVASSMPPVCKWILSVLNKAIGKTVTSLEAYKFADATSAIYSWWQYQLCDVFIEAVKPYFFNDSQEFDSARAACRDALWVCLDNGLRLLHPFMPYVTEELWQRLPQPKDSCRKNSIMISEYPSVVQEWADDKLESEFSIILDTVNKLRSLKPPTDTNERRPAFALCRGEDIAATVQCYQSLVVSLSSVSSLKILAESDETPPDCSTAVVNKDLSVYLQLQGALNAEVELEKLRKKRDEIQKLQHALSQKMEASGYREKAPPSVQEEDMRKLTAFFEQLRVIGEAEKKLDA from the exons AGAGCAGAAG GCTAGAGAGAAAGAGGAGAAAAAGCTCAAGGCAAAGCAAAAGGAGACTGCTAGGCTCCAG GCTCAAGCAACATCGGATGGACCTAAGAAAAgtgagaagaagcaaaagaagaaggcTGCGGGGGATGAAAACCCCGAGGATTTCATTGACCCTGAGACCCCTAGTGGGGAGAAGAAATCGCTTGCACCTCAAATGGCTAAGCAGTATAGCCCAAGTGCAGTTGAAAAATC GTGGTACTCCTGGTGGGAGTCAGCAGGATATTTTGGGGCAGACCCTGCAAGCACAAAACCACCTTTTGTTATA GTTCTACCACCTCCGAATGTGACTGGAGCGCTTCATATTGGTCATGCACTTACAGTGGCTATAGAG GACGCTATGATAAGGTGGAGGAGAATGTCGGGATATAATGCTCTGTGGGTCCCAGGAGTGGACCATGCTGGAATTGCTACACAG GTTGTAGTGGAAAAGAAGCTAATGCGTGAAAGGAAGCTGACAAGGCATGACATAGGCCGTGACAAATTTATATCTGAA GTTCTGAAATGGAAAGATCAGTACGGTGGTACCATACTGGGTCAATTACGTAGGCTTGGGGCTTCGCTTGATTGGTCCCGTGAG TGTTTCACAATGGATGAACAACGATCGAAAGCTGTAACCGAAGCATTTGTTAGGTTGCACAAAGATGGCCTAATTTATAG GGACTACCGCCTTGTGAATTGGGACTGCACACTTTTAACAGCAATATCTGACATAGAG GTGGATCATCTAGAGCTTAAAGAGGAAACTATGCTGAAGGTCCCTGGTTATAGTAGTCCTGTACAGTTTggtgtgttgatatcctttgcctaTCCTCTTGAAGAAGGACTAGGTGAAATTATTGTCGCAACAACAAGAATTGAAACAATGCTCGGTGATACGGCAATAGCTGTTCATCCTGAGGATAAAAGGTATAAGCATCTGCATGGAAAGCATGCCATTCACCCGTTCAATGGCCGAAAACTCAAAATAATCTGCGATGCGGTGTTAGTGGATCCCACTTTCGGTACTGGGGCTGTCAAG ATTACACCTGCCCATGACCCAAATGACTTTGAGGTTGGAAAACGACACAACCTAGAGTTCATCAATATCTTCACAGATGATGGGAAGATAAACAGCAATGGAGGTGCACAATTTGAAGGAATGCCAAGATTTGCTGCTCGGGTTGCAGTTATTGATGCACTGAAGGAAAAG GGGTTGTACAAGGACACAAAAAAGAATGAAATGAATTTGGGCATTTGTTCAAGAAGTAATGATGTAGTGGAACCTATGATAAAGCCTCAATGGTTTGTTAATTGCCATACGATGGCAAAGGCAGGTCTTGATGCTGTAAGATCCAAAAAAATTGAGATTATTCCGCAACAATATGAACAAGACTGGTACAG ATGGCTTGAAAATATACGCGATTGGTGTGTTTCAAGGCAACTCTGGTGGGGACATCGTGTACCTGCGTGGTATGTGACACTAGAAGATGAGCAATTGAATGATCTGGGATCAAACAATGACCGTTGGATAGTCGCAAGGAATGAATGTGATGCAATGCTTGAGGCACAGAAAAAGTATCCGGGGAAGAAATTCCAGTTAAATCAAGACCCTGACGTTTTGGATACTTGGTTTTCATCTGGTCTCTTCCCATTGACAGTGCTTGGTTGGCCAGATGATACTGCTGATCTTCGTGCTTTCTACCCTACTTCAGTACTTGAAACTGGACTTGATATTCTCTTCTTCTGGGTGGCACGTATGGTGATGATGGGTATGCAACTTGGTGGTGATGTGCCATTTCAGAAG GTGTATTTGCATCCTATGATCCGTGATGCACATGGCCGCAAAATGTCCAAGTCACTTGGTAATGTTGTtgatcccctcgaggtgataaacggTACGACACTGGAAGATCTCCTCAAACGTTTGGAAGAAGGCAACCTGGATCAAAATGAGTTAAGTGTTGCAAGAGAAGGGAAGAAGAAAGATTTTCCTGATGGCATTGCTGAATGTGGCACTGATGCACTCCGTTTCGCACTGATTTCTTACACTTCTCAG TCTGACAAGATAAATCTTGATATCAAGAGGGTTGTTGGATATCGCCAATGGTGCAATAAATTGTGGAATGCCATTCGTTTTGCAATGGGCAAACTTGGTGATCATTATACTCCACCAGCAACCATTGTTGCGTCTTCAATGCCCCCGGTCTGCAAATGGATACTCTCGGTACTTAACAAGGCTATTGGCAAGACTGTGACCTCATTAGAAGCATACAAGTTCGCCGATGCAACATCTGCTATTTACTCATGGTGGCAATACCAGCTATGTGATGTATTTATAGAAGCTGTAAAACCTTACTTCTTCAATGACTCTCAAGAGTTCGATTCAGCAAGAGCTGCTTGTAGAGATGCCCTATGGGTTTGCCTCGACAATGGTTTGCGTCTGCTCCACCCATTCATGCCTTATGTAACAGAAGAACTCTGGCAGCGTCTTCCTCAGCCCAAAGATTCTTGCAGAAAAAATTCCATCATGATATCAGAATATCCATCTGTTGTTCAG GAATGGGCAGATGATAAACTTGAAAgtgaatttagtattatcttggatACTGTGAACAAACTAAGATCTCTGAAGCCACCAACAGATACAAATGAGAG GCGACCTGCTTTTGCACTTTGTCGAGGCGAAGATATTGCTGCCACTGTTCAGTGCTATCAATCTCTAGTGGTGTCTCTTTCTTCTGTATCGTCACTTAAG ATCCTGGCAGAGAGTGACGAAACTCCACCTGACTGTTCGACTGCTGTTGTCAACAAAGATCTGTCCGTATACCTTCAGCTTCAAGGAGCTCTAAACGCGGAAGTGGAGCTCGAAAAGCTAAGGAAAAAGAGGGATGAAATCCAAAA GCTACAGCATGCCCTTTCTCAGAAGATGGAAGCGTCCGGTTACAGAGAGAAGGCCCCGCCCAGCGTCCAAGAGGAGGACATGAGGAAACTCACTGCCTTTTTCGAGCAACTGCGGGTGATTGGTGAAGCTGAGAAGAAACTAGATGCGTAA
- the LOC119267321 gene encoding valine--tRNA ligase, mitochondrial 1-like isoform X2, with protein MEKPAARAPGKAASEEKQLDDKELELERERKLKKEQKAREKEEKKLKAKQKETARLQAQATSDGPKKSEKKQKKKAAGDENPEDFIDPETPSGEKKSLAPQMAKQYSPSAVEKSWYSWWESAGYFGADPASTKPPFVIVLPPPNVTGALHIGHALTVAIEDAMIRWRRMSGYNALWVPGVDHAGIATQVVVEKKLMRERKLTRHDIGRDKFISEVLKWKDQYGGTILGQLRRLGASLDWSRECFTMDEQRSKAVTEAFVRLHKDGLIYRDYRLVNWDCTLLTAISDIEVDHLELKEETMLKVPGYSSPVQFGVLISFAYPLEEGLGEIIVATTRIETMLGDTAIAVHPEDKRYKHLHGKHAIHPFNGRKLKIICDAVLVDPTFGTGAVKITPAHDPNDFEVGKRHNLEFINIFTDDGKINSNGGAQFEGMPRFAARVAVIDALKEKGLYKDTKKNEMNLGICSRSNDVVEPMIKPQWFVNCHTMAKAGLDAVRSKKIEIIPQQYEQDWYRWLENIRDWCVSRQLWWGHRVPAWYVTLEDEQLNDLGSNNDRWIVARNECDAMLEAQKKYPGKKFQLNQDPDVLDTWFSSGLFPLTVLGWPDDTADLRAFYPTSVLETGLDILFFWVARMVMMGMQLGGDVPFQKVYLHPMIRDAHGRKMSKSLGNVVDPLEVINGTTLEDLLKRLEEGNLDQNELSVAREGKKKDFPDGIAECGTDALRFALISYTSQSDKINLDIKRVVGYRQWCNKLWNAIRFAMGKLGDHYTPPATIVASSMPPVCKWILSVLNKAIGKTVTSLEAYKFADATSAIYSWWQYQLCDVFIEAVKPYFFNDSQEFDSARAACRDALWVCLDNGLRLLHPFMPYVTEELWQRLPQPKDSCRKNSIMISEYPSVVQEWADDKLESEFSIILDTVNKLRSLKPPTDTNERRPAFALCRGEDIAATVQCYQSLVVSLSSVSSLKILAESDETPPDCSTAVVNKDLSVYLQLQGALNAEVELEKLRKKRDEIQKLQHALSQKMEASGYREKAPPSVQEEDMRKLTAFFEQLRVIGEAEKKLDA; from the exons AGAGCAGAAG GCTAGAGAGAAAGAGGAGAAAAAGCTCAAGGCAAAGCAAAAGGAGACTGCTAGGCTCCAG GCTCAAGCAACATCGGATGGACCTAAGAAAAgtgagaagaagcaaaagaagaaggcTGCGGGGGATGAAAACCCCGAGGATTTCATTGACCCTGAGACCCCTAGTGGGGAGAAGAAATCGCTTGCACCTCAAATGGCTAAGCAGTATAGCCCAAGTGCAGTTGAAAAATC GTGGTACTCCTGGTGGGAGTCAGCAGGATATTTTGGGGCAGACCCTGCAAGCACAAAACCACCTTTTGTTATA GTTCTACCACCTCCGAATGTGACTGGAGCGCTTCATATTGGTCATGCACTTACAGTGGCTATAGAG GACGCTATGATAAGGTGGAGGAGAATGTCGGGATATAATGCTCTGTGGGTCCCAGGAGTGGACCATGCTGGAATTGCTACACAG GTTGTAGTGGAAAAGAAGCTAATGCGTGAAAGGAAGCTGACAAGGCATGACATAGGCCGTGACAAATTTATATCTGAA GTTCTGAAATGGAAAGATCAGTACGGTGGTACCATACTGGGTCAATTACGTAGGCTTGGGGCTTCGCTTGATTGGTCCCGTGAG TGTTTCACAATGGATGAACAACGATCGAAAGCTGTAACCGAAGCATTTGTTAGGTTGCACAAAGATGGCCTAATTTATAG GGACTACCGCCTTGTGAATTGGGACTGCACACTTTTAACAGCAATATCTGACATAGAG GTGGATCATCTAGAGCTTAAAGAGGAAACTATGCTGAAGGTCCCTGGTTATAGTAGTCCTGTACAGTTTggtgtgttgatatcctttgcctaTCCTCTTGAAGAAGGACTAGGTGAAATTATTGTCGCAACAACAAGAATTGAAACAATGCTCGGTGATACGGCAATAGCTGTTCATCCTGAGGATAAAAGGTATAAGCATCTGCATGGAAAGCATGCCATTCACCCGTTCAATGGCCGAAAACTCAAAATAATCTGCGATGCGGTGTTAGTGGATCCCACTTTCGGTACTGGGGCTGTCAAG ATTACACCTGCCCATGACCCAAATGACTTTGAGGTTGGAAAACGACACAACCTAGAGTTCATCAATATCTTCACAGATGATGGGAAGATAAACAGCAATGGAGGTGCACAATTTGAAGGAATGCCAAGATTTGCTGCTCGGGTTGCAGTTATTGATGCACTGAAGGAAAAG GGGTTGTACAAGGACACAAAAAAGAATGAAATGAATTTGGGCATTTGTTCAAGAAGTAATGATGTAGTGGAACCTATGATAAAGCCTCAATGGTTTGTTAATTGCCATACGATGGCAAAGGCAGGTCTTGATGCTGTAAGATCCAAAAAAATTGAGATTATTCCGCAACAATATGAACAAGACTGGTACAG ATGGCTTGAAAATATACGCGATTGGTGTGTTTCAAGGCAACTCTGGTGGGGACATCGTGTACCTGCGTGGTATGTGACACTAGAAGATGAGCAATTGAATGATCTGGGATCAAACAATGACCGTTGGATAGTCGCAAGGAATGAATGTGATGCAATGCTTGAGGCACAGAAAAAGTATCCGGGGAAGAAATTCCAGTTAAATCAAGACCCTGACGTTTTGGATACTTGGTTTTCATCTGGTCTCTTCCCATTGACAGTGCTTGGTTGGCCAGATGATACTGCTGATCTTCGTGCTTTCTACCCTACTTCAGTACTTGAAACTGGACTTGATATTCTCTTCTTCTGGGTGGCACGTATGGTGATGATGGGTATGCAACTTGGTGGTGATGTGCCATTTCAGAAG GTGTATTTGCATCCTATGATCCGTGATGCACATGGCCGCAAAATGTCCAAGTCACTTGGTAATGTTGTtgatcccctcgaggtgataaacggTACGACACTGGAAGATCTCCTCAAACGTTTGGAAGAAGGCAACCTGGATCAAAATGAGTTAAGTGTTGCAAGAGAAGGGAAGAAGAAAGATTTTCCTGATGGCATTGCTGAATGTGGCACTGATGCACTCCGTTTCGCACTGATTTCTTACACTTCTCAG TCTGACAAGATAAATCTTGATATCAAGAGGGTTGTTGGATATCGCCAATGGTGCAATAAATTGTGGAATGCCATTCGTTTTGCAATGGGCAAACTTGGTGATCATTATACTCCACCAGCAACCATTGTTGCGTCTTCAATGCCCCCGGTCTGCAAATGGATACTCTCGGTACTTAACAAGGCTATTGGCAAGACTGTGACCTCATTAGAAGCATACAAGTTCGCCGATGCAACATCTGCTATTTACTCATGGTGGCAATACCAGCTATGTGATGTATTTATAGAAGCTGTAAAACCTTACTTCTTCAATGACTCTCAAGAGTTCGATTCAGCAAGAGCTGCTTGTAGAGATGCCCTATGGGTTTGCCTCGACAATGGTTTGCGTCTGCTCCACCCATTCATGCCTTATGTAACAGAAGAACTCTGGCAGCGTCTTCCTCAGCCCAAAGATTCTTGCAGAAAAAATTCCATCATGATATCAGAATATCCATCTGTTGTTCAG GAATGGGCAGATGATAAACTTGAAAgtgaatttagtattatcttggatACTGTGAACAAACTAAGATCTCTGAAGCCACCAACAGATACAAATGAGAG GCGACCTGCTTTTGCACTTTGTCGAGGCGAAGATATTGCTGCCACTGTTCAGTGCTATCAATCTCTAGTGGTGTCTCTTTCTTCTGTATCGTCACTTAAG ATCCTGGCAGAGAGTGACGAAACTCCACCTGACTGTTCGACTGCTGTTGTCAACAAAGATCTGTCCGTATACCTTCAGCTTCAAGGAGCTCTAAACGCGGAAGTGGAGCTCGAAAAGCTAAGGAAAAAGAGGGATGAAATCCAAAA GCTACAGCATGCCCTTTCTCAGAAGATGGAAGCGTCCGGTTACAGAGAGAAGGCCCCGCCCAGCGTCCAAGAGGAGGACATGAGGAAACTCACTGCCTTTTTCGAGCAACTGCGGGTGATTGGTGAAGCTGAGAAGAAACTAGATGCGTAA
- the LOC119267321 gene encoding valine--tRNA ligase, mitochondrial 1-like isoform X1, giving the protein MEKVIPRSSAPIDGSLRSRASDSSFAGLVQPAARAPGKAASEEKQLDDKELELERERKLKKEQKAREKEEKKLKAKQKETARLQAQATSDGPKKSEKKQKKKAAGDENPEDFIDPETPSGEKKSLAPQMAKQYSPSAVEKSWYSWWESAGYFGADPASTKPPFVIVLPPPNVTGALHIGHALTVAIEDAMIRWRRMSGYNALWVPGVDHAGIATQVVVEKKLMRERKLTRHDIGRDKFISEVLKWKDQYGGTILGQLRRLGASLDWSRECFTMDEQRSKAVTEAFVRLHKDGLIYRDYRLVNWDCTLLTAISDIEVDHLELKEETMLKVPGYSSPVQFGVLISFAYPLEEGLGEIIVATTRIETMLGDTAIAVHPEDKRYKHLHGKHAIHPFNGRKLKIICDAVLVDPTFGTGAVKITPAHDPNDFEVGKRHNLEFINIFTDDGKINSNGGAQFEGMPRFAARVAVIDALKEKGLYKDTKKNEMNLGICSRSNDVVEPMIKPQWFVNCHTMAKAGLDAVRSKKIEIIPQQYEQDWYRWLENIRDWCVSRQLWWGHRVPAWYVTLEDEQLNDLGSNNDRWIVARNECDAMLEAQKKYPGKKFQLNQDPDVLDTWFSSGLFPLTVLGWPDDTADLRAFYPTSVLETGLDILFFWVARMVMMGMQLGGDVPFQKVYLHPMIRDAHGRKMSKSLGNVVDPLEVINGTTLEDLLKRLEEGNLDQNELSVAREGKKKDFPDGIAECGTDALRFALISYTSQSDKINLDIKRVVGYRQWCNKLWNAIRFAMGKLGDHYTPPATIVASSMPPVCKWILSVLNKAIGKTVTSLEAYKFADATSAIYSWWQYQLCDVFIEAVKPYFFNDSQEFDSARAACRDALWVCLDNGLRLLHPFMPYVTEELWQRLPQPKDSCRKNSIMISEYPSVVQEWADDKLESEFSIILDTVNKLRSLKPPTDTNERRPAFALCRGEDIAATVQCYQSLVVSLSSVSSLKILAESDETPPDCSTAVVNKDLSVYLQLQGALNAEVELEKLRKKRDEIQKLQHALSQKMEASGYREKAPPSVQEEDMRKLTAFFEQLRVIGEAEKKLDA; this is encoded by the exons AGAGCAGAAG GCTAGAGAGAAAGAGGAGAAAAAGCTCAAGGCAAAGCAAAAGGAGACTGCTAGGCTCCAG GCTCAAGCAACATCGGATGGACCTAAGAAAAgtgagaagaagcaaaagaagaaggcTGCGGGGGATGAAAACCCCGAGGATTTCATTGACCCTGAGACCCCTAGTGGGGAGAAGAAATCGCTTGCACCTCAAATGGCTAAGCAGTATAGCCCAAGTGCAGTTGAAAAATC GTGGTACTCCTGGTGGGAGTCAGCAGGATATTTTGGGGCAGACCCTGCAAGCACAAAACCACCTTTTGTTATA GTTCTACCACCTCCGAATGTGACTGGAGCGCTTCATATTGGTCATGCACTTACAGTGGCTATAGAG GACGCTATGATAAGGTGGAGGAGAATGTCGGGATATAATGCTCTGTGGGTCCCAGGAGTGGACCATGCTGGAATTGCTACACAG GTTGTAGTGGAAAAGAAGCTAATGCGTGAAAGGAAGCTGACAAGGCATGACATAGGCCGTGACAAATTTATATCTGAA GTTCTGAAATGGAAAGATCAGTACGGTGGTACCATACTGGGTCAATTACGTAGGCTTGGGGCTTCGCTTGATTGGTCCCGTGAG TGTTTCACAATGGATGAACAACGATCGAAAGCTGTAACCGAAGCATTTGTTAGGTTGCACAAAGATGGCCTAATTTATAG GGACTACCGCCTTGTGAATTGGGACTGCACACTTTTAACAGCAATATCTGACATAGAG GTGGATCATCTAGAGCTTAAAGAGGAAACTATGCTGAAGGTCCCTGGTTATAGTAGTCCTGTACAGTTTggtgtgttgatatcctttgcctaTCCTCTTGAAGAAGGACTAGGTGAAATTATTGTCGCAACAACAAGAATTGAAACAATGCTCGGTGATACGGCAATAGCTGTTCATCCTGAGGATAAAAGGTATAAGCATCTGCATGGAAAGCATGCCATTCACCCGTTCAATGGCCGAAAACTCAAAATAATCTGCGATGCGGTGTTAGTGGATCCCACTTTCGGTACTGGGGCTGTCAAG ATTACACCTGCCCATGACCCAAATGACTTTGAGGTTGGAAAACGACACAACCTAGAGTTCATCAATATCTTCACAGATGATGGGAAGATAAACAGCAATGGAGGTGCACAATTTGAAGGAATGCCAAGATTTGCTGCTCGGGTTGCAGTTATTGATGCACTGAAGGAAAAG GGGTTGTACAAGGACACAAAAAAGAATGAAATGAATTTGGGCATTTGTTCAAGAAGTAATGATGTAGTGGAACCTATGATAAAGCCTCAATGGTTTGTTAATTGCCATACGATGGCAAAGGCAGGTCTTGATGCTGTAAGATCCAAAAAAATTGAGATTATTCCGCAACAATATGAACAAGACTGGTACAG ATGGCTTGAAAATATACGCGATTGGTGTGTTTCAAGGCAACTCTGGTGGGGACATCGTGTACCTGCGTGGTATGTGACACTAGAAGATGAGCAATTGAATGATCTGGGATCAAACAATGACCGTTGGATAGTCGCAAGGAATGAATGTGATGCAATGCTTGAGGCACAGAAAAAGTATCCGGGGAAGAAATTCCAGTTAAATCAAGACCCTGACGTTTTGGATACTTGGTTTTCATCTGGTCTCTTCCCATTGACAGTGCTTGGTTGGCCAGATGATACTGCTGATCTTCGTGCTTTCTACCCTACTTCAGTACTTGAAACTGGACTTGATATTCTCTTCTTCTGGGTGGCACGTATGGTGATGATGGGTATGCAACTTGGTGGTGATGTGCCATTTCAGAAG GTGTATTTGCATCCTATGATCCGTGATGCACATGGCCGCAAAATGTCCAAGTCACTTGGTAATGTTGTtgatcccctcgaggtgataaacggTACGACACTGGAAGATCTCCTCAAACGTTTGGAAGAAGGCAACCTGGATCAAAATGAGTTAAGTGTTGCAAGAGAAGGGAAGAAGAAAGATTTTCCTGATGGCATTGCTGAATGTGGCACTGATGCACTCCGTTTCGCACTGATTTCTTACACTTCTCAG TCTGACAAGATAAATCTTGATATCAAGAGGGTTGTTGGATATCGCCAATGGTGCAATAAATTGTGGAATGCCATTCGTTTTGCAATGGGCAAACTTGGTGATCATTATACTCCACCAGCAACCATTGTTGCGTCTTCAATGCCCCCGGTCTGCAAATGGATACTCTCGGTACTTAACAAGGCTATTGGCAAGACTGTGACCTCATTAGAAGCATACAAGTTCGCCGATGCAACATCTGCTATTTACTCATGGTGGCAATACCAGCTATGTGATGTATTTATAGAAGCTGTAAAACCTTACTTCTTCAATGACTCTCAAGAGTTCGATTCAGCAAGAGCTGCTTGTAGAGATGCCCTATGGGTTTGCCTCGACAATGGTTTGCGTCTGCTCCACCCATTCATGCCTTATGTAACAGAAGAACTCTGGCAGCGTCTTCCTCAGCCCAAAGATTCTTGCAGAAAAAATTCCATCATGATATCAGAATATCCATCTGTTGTTCAG GAATGGGCAGATGATAAACTTGAAAgtgaatttagtattatcttggatACTGTGAACAAACTAAGATCTCTGAAGCCACCAACAGATACAAATGAGAG GCGACCTGCTTTTGCACTTTGTCGAGGCGAAGATATTGCTGCCACTGTTCAGTGCTATCAATCTCTAGTGGTGTCTCTTTCTTCTGTATCGTCACTTAAG ATCCTGGCAGAGAGTGACGAAACTCCACCTGACTGTTCGACTGCTGTTGTCAACAAAGATCTGTCCGTATACCTTCAGCTTCAAGGAGCTCTAAACGCGGAAGTGGAGCTCGAAAAGCTAAGGAAAAAGAGGGATGAAATCCAAAA GCTACAGCATGCCCTTTCTCAGAAGATGGAAGCGTCCGGTTACAGAGAGAAGGCCCCGCCCAGCGTCCAAGAGGAGGACATGAGGAAACTCACTGCCTTTTTCGAGCAACTGCGGGTGATTGGTGAAGCTGAGAAGAAACTAGATGCGTAA